In Deltaproteobacteria bacterium, a genomic segment contains:
- a CDS encoding cob(I)yrinic acid a,c-diamide adenosyltransferase: MSEGFIRVYTGSGKGKTTTALGEALSALVDERRVFIMQFMKPSLGKGEQLLMHRFPLNLVFLPVGRTGFILQQKGQDPLDSIMALRALNLVSEVMLRGVYHLIILDEINMAVWFGLIPPEEVLRFIQRKPPATNLILTGRNLHPKIADQAHQIVELREIKHYYRRGIRARQGIEF, translated from the coding sequence ATGTCTGAAGGATTCATTCGAGTCTATACTGGAAGCGGAAAGGGAAAAACCACTACGGCCTTAGGGGAGGCCCTTTCGGCTCTCGTCGACGAGCGGCGCGTATTTATTATGCAGTTCATGAAGCCCTCCCTCGGAAAGGGCGAACAGCTGCTCATGCACCGATTCCCCCTGAATCTGGTGTTTCTTCCCGTGGGGCGAACGGGGTTCATCCTCCAGCAAAAAGGTCAGGACCCACTGGATTCGATCATGGCGTTAAGAGCGCTCAATCTGGTCAGTGAAGTCATGCTTCGCGGAGTATACCACTTAATCATTCTGGATGAGATCAATATGGCCGTATGGTTCGGTCTCATACCCCCTGAAGAAGTTCTCAGATTTATTCAAAGAAAGCCTCCGGCGACGAATCTGATTCTGACGGGACGAAATTTGCATCCGAAAATCGCCGATCAGGCCCATCAAATCGTCGAACTACGGGAAATCAAGCACTATTATAGGCGGGGAATCAGAGCCCGACAGGGCATCGAGTTCTGA
- a CDS encoding zinc ribbon domain-containing protein produces MPIYEFYCKDCNRIFSFFSGSVNTDTRPRCPKCNVVELERMMSRFSTIRRGERDESDLPDLDESRLERAMGELSRDAESIDENDPRQAAKLMRKFSEVTGMNLGPQFEEALHRLEKGEDPEAIEEEMGDLLDQDPFAGGESGGAGRKPKRRPPSVDEKLYFL; encoded by the coding sequence ATGCCTATTTATGAGTTCTATTGCAAAGACTGCAACCGGATCTTCAGCTTTTTCTCCGGTTCCGTGAATACGGACACGAGGCCCCGTTGCCCTAAGTGTAACGTGGTTGAGCTCGAAAGAATGATGAGCCGATTTTCGACCATACGCCGTGGCGAACGCGACGAGAGCGATTTGCCTGACCTGGACGAGAGCCGGTTAGAGAGAGCCATGGGAGAGCTTTCTCGGGACGCGGAGTCTATAGACGAGAACGATCCCAGACAGGCGGCCAAATTGATGCGCAAATTCTCTGAAGTCACGGGGATGAACTTGGGCCCCCAGTTCGAGGAAGCGTTGCACCGCCTCGAGAAGGGTGAAGATCCTGAGGCCATTGAAGAAGAGATGGGAGACCTGCTTGACCAGGATCCTTTTGCGGGCGGAGAGAGTGGTGGAGCCGGAAGAAAGCCCAAACGCCGGCCACCCTCCGTGGACGAGAAGCTCTATTTCCTTTGA
- the corA gene encoding magnesium/cobalt transporter CorA, which yields MELHLKRQAKKAGLPPGSLVHVGTLKMDKVRITVTEYNETELRENVVERADECFPPEERGITTWIDIVGLHDTEAIGKIGHNFGLHPLLVEDVLNTGQRAKIEEYDGSIFVVLKVYYIDEETRGASAEQVSVVFNSDTVISFQEGDPDAFEPIRKRLMKSGGRLRTTQADYLAYSLIDALVDHYFIALESLGGWIEAVEEELMLDPSVETMQEIHRLRRTVLFLRKSVWPMRELAASLERSDTPVIRDSTRLYLRDLTDHAVQLVDIIETFRDMIAGMQDIYLSAVSNRMNEVMKVLTIFASIFIPFTFVAGIYGMNFKYMPELEWRWSYPALWGVILVTGVCMLIYFKRKRWL from the coding sequence ATGGAACTGCATCTGAAAAGACAGGCTAAGAAGGCGGGGCTTCCGCCCGGTTCTCTGGTCCACGTCGGCACCCTCAAAATGGATAAAGTACGGATTACGGTAACAGAGTACAATGAAACCGAGCTTCGAGAAAATGTGGTGGAACGAGCTGATGAGTGCTTCCCTCCGGAAGAACGCGGGATCACTACCTGGATCGATATTGTGGGTCTTCACGATACGGAGGCCATAGGCAAGATCGGTCATAACTTCGGGCTCCATCCGCTTTTGGTGGAAGATGTGCTGAATACGGGCCAGAGAGCCAAAATCGAAGAATATGACGGGAGTATCTTCGTTGTTTTGAAGGTGTACTATATTGACGAAGAGACCCGTGGGGCCTCAGCGGAACAGGTGAGTGTGGTTTTCAACAGCGACACGGTCATTTCGTTTCAGGAGGGTGACCCGGACGCGTTTGAGCCGATCAGAAAACGCCTGATGAAGTCCGGCGGACGCCTCCGAACCACGCAGGCGGACTATTTGGCTTACTCGCTGATCGACGCCCTGGTCGATCACTATTTCATCGCGCTGGAGTCCTTGGGCGGCTGGATCGAAGCCGTGGAAGAAGAGCTCATGCTCGATCCGTCGGTGGAGACGATGCAAGAGATCCATCGATTGAGAAGAACCGTTCTCTTCTTGAGAAAATCGGTATGGCCCATGCGTGAACTTGCGGCCAGTCTGGAACGATCCGACACTCCGGTGATCCGGGATTCCACAAGGCTCTATTTAAGGGATTTGACCGACCATGCCGTGCAGCTCGTCGATATCATCGAGACCTTCCGGGACATGATTGCCGGCATGCAGGACATTTACCTTTCCGCCGTGAGCAACCGGATGAACGAGGTAATGAAGGTGCTGACCATTTTTGCCAGCATCTTCATTCCGTTTACCTTCGTCGCGGGCATTTATGGAATGAATTTCAAATACATGCCTGAACTTGAATGGCGGTGGAGCTACCCCGCTCTTTGGGGAGTCATACTGGTTACAGGCGTCTGTATGCTGATCTATTTCAAAAGGAAAAGATGGTTATAG
- a CDS encoding sugar phosphate isomerase/epimerase, whose translation MERQLNRIQIAVPYADLVELYLDLILKNHVHPEIGLSAQALDRFTLEDFAGVARKLEDTGLHTTIHAPFTDLCPASEDPLIRDASRRRIFQVLELIEVFRPRSIVAHLGFEPRLHLEEMEAWVERWTGFWEECSPILATYGVPLMIENVFEWDPEVFERIFAVLPSPLLKFCFDTGHCLAFSHASWEEWVGRLHTRLGQLHIHDNLGGFDEHRAVGEGSFPFHAFFQDLAQRGLRPIVTLEAHKEEWVWTSLRNLAVIWPWEEV comes from the coding sequence ATGGAAAGACAATTGAACCGAATTCAGATAGCGGTCCCTTATGCGGACCTTGTCGAGTTATACCTGGACCTCATCCTGAAGAATCATGTCCATCCGGAAATCGGCCTATCGGCACAAGCTCTGGATCGATTTACCCTCGAGGATTTCGCCGGTGTGGCGCGAAAACTGGAAGATACCGGGCTTCACACAACGATCCACGCGCCCTTCACGGACTTGTGCCCGGCTTCAGAGGATCCGCTCATTCGCGACGCCTCACGGCGCCGAATCTTTCAGGTTTTGGAATTGATCGAGGTGTTCCGGCCGCGGTCCATTGTCGCCCATCTCGGGTTTGAACCCAGATTGCATCTCGAAGAAATGGAAGCCTGGGTCGAACGATGGACCGGATTCTGGGAAGAATGCAGCCCCATATTAGCGACCTATGGCGTCCCTCTGATGATCGAAAACGTGTTTGAATGGGATCCCGAGGTCTTTGAACGTATTTTCGCCGTGCTGCCCTCGCCCTTATTGAAGTTCTGTTTCGACACGGGACATTGCCTGGCGTTCAGTCACGCCTCTTGGGAGGAATGGGTAGGGCGGCTTCACACTCGCCTCGGCCAACTTCATATCCACGACAATCTCGGAGGTTTTGACGAACACCGCGCCGTGGGAGAAGGGTCGTTTCCTTTCCATGCTTTCTTTCAGGATCTGGCGCAAAGAGGCCTTCGCCCCATTGTCACACTGGAAGCCCATAAAGAAGAGTGGGTCTGGACAAGCCTTCGGAATCTGGCCGTCATCTGGCCGTGGGAGGAAGTATAG
- a CDS encoding ferritin family protein — translation MTLNSAEGILDFAIEKEQDAVDFYTELAGKVAAQHMRDLLRSFAKEEQRHKAKLQEVKKGGIHLFVPKKVMDLKIADYLPDADVAGAAGAAEIDYQDALIIAMKREKSAFKLYKDLSTTTEDADLKELFLSLAQEEAKHKLFFEIEYDEHILTDN, via the coding sequence ATGACCTTGAATTCAGCTGAAGGAATCCTTGATTTCGCTATTGAAAAAGAACAGGACGCCGTTGATTTCTATACGGAACTGGCAGGGAAAGTGGCTGCCCAGCATATGCGTGACCTGCTGCGCAGCTTCGCAAAGGAAGAGCAGCGCCATAAGGCCAAGCTTCAGGAAGTCAAGAAGGGCGGCATCCACCTTTTTGTGCCCAAGAAGGTGATGGACCTGAAGATAGCGGACTATTTGCCGGACGCGGATGTGGCCGGCGCAGCAGGGGCGGCGGAAATCGACTATCAGGATGCGCTGATCATAGCCATGAAACGGGAAAAATCGGCGTTCAAACTGTACAAGGACCTGTCCACCACAACCGAAGATGCCGATTTGAAAGAACTCTTCCTGTCGCTGGCGCAAGAAGAGGCCAAACACAAACTGTTCTTCGAGATCGAATACGACGAGCACATCTTGACCGACAACTAG
- a CDS encoding carboxymuconolactone decarboxylase family protein: MSEDYLKALKKKTARTAQTYFEGYTGERPFDLWSSFDKGLGMDLSLFITGQMYARERIPHQTRQMVAVAALTALERTEELRLHLHAALNVGCSPRELAEVIFQVGVYAGMPVVNAGLKTLKSLLEERGEWPLSEED, translated from the coding sequence ATGTCCGAAGACTATTTGAAGGCGTTGAAAAAGAAAACCGCCCGCACGGCCCAAACCTATTTTGAGGGTTACACAGGCGAACGGCCCTTTGATTTGTGGTCCTCGTTCGACAAGGGTTTGGGTATGGATCTGTCTTTGTTCATCACGGGGCAGATGTACGCGCGTGAGCGCATTCCACATCAGACGCGCCAGATGGTTGCGGTGGCCGCGCTGACGGCTCTCGAACGCACTGAAGAGTTGCGGCTGCACTTGCATGCCGCCCTGAACGTGGGCTGTTCGCCCCGAGAATTGGCTGAAGTTATTTTTCAGGTTGGCGTCTATGCAGGTATGCCCGTTGTGAACGCCGGTTTGAAAACGCTGAAGTCCCTTCTCGAAGAGCGAGGTGAATGGCCTTTATCCGAAGAGGACTGA
- a CDS encoding enoyl-CoA hydratase/isomerase family protein: protein MQGPMRSVRQLCLDGLDLGQEICHWEDGASYLYRIPLRFRGKNGTLICYSNPPVHQVGNPGLDAYLSALEDLSMDRAEMDFLLLYGANDPVHAGGDLKESLRRLETTLEHRRELEARNAPAEQIELLFKWADDRLKKGLALYRGMRSLAEGMRIVAVCGGGSRYGGSAEIALMADVIVGDSRSAMCFSEAQIGLIPGWAGMGRVITKAGTGNAEAMALTARETSSRDLLAIGIYNEVVDVSDPLPRMKNTGDRARDKQDYMEALQANDDSTGGKLLPRAFELAVISGEHIPLPAPGQRKILASDADIRKEVNRRKDPLQYSNSWGKTLKEAASQLETLGRPLAPQSIEAMEELMSAVDQAAFEEDAFVEKEMLADAALYRDPRLLSGIVATLEQKVADFREV, encoded by the coding sequence ATGCAAGGACCCATGCGATCTGTACGGCAGTTGTGCTTGGATGGACTGGACCTGGGGCAAGAGATATGCCACTGGGAAGATGGCGCGTCCTATCTCTATCGTATACCGCTCCGTTTTCGGGGAAAGAATGGAACTCTGATTTGTTACTCGAATCCTCCGGTGCACCAGGTCGGCAATCCGGGCCTTGATGCCTATTTGAGCGCCCTGGAAGACCTGTCCATGGATCGGGCGGAAATGGATTTCCTTCTTCTCTATGGCGCCAATGATCCGGTGCATGCCGGGGGCGACTTGAAAGAGTCGCTACGCCGCCTGGAAACGACCCTGGAGCACAGAAGGGAACTCGAGGCGCGGAACGCGCCTGCGGAGCAAATCGAACTTCTTTTTAAATGGGCGGACGACCGTCTTAAGAAGGGACTGGCCCTATACAGGGGCATGCGCAGCCTGGCGGAGGGCATGAGAATCGTGGCCGTTTGCGGAGGGGGTTCCCGGTATGGCGGATCGGCCGAGATAGCGCTAATGGCGGACGTGATCGTCGGCGATTCACGTTCGGCGATGTGCTTTAGCGAAGCTCAAATCGGATTGATTCCGGGTTGGGCGGGCATGGGTCGCGTCATAACGAAGGCCGGAACGGGTAATGCCGAAGCCATGGCGCTCACGGCGCGAGAAACATCCTCCCGGGACCTACTGGCCATTGGTATCTATAACGAAGTCGTGGACGTATCGGATCCCCTGCCGCGTATGAAGAACACGGGCGACCGCGCAAGAGACAAGCAGGACTACATGGAAGCGCTCCAGGCCAACGACGATTCCACAGGCGGGAAGTTGCTGCCCCGGGCTTTCGAGTTGGCCGTTATTTCCGGCGAGCATATTCCTTTGCCGGCTCCCGGACAACGCAAGATCCTGGCATCGGATGCCGACATAAGGAAGGAAGTGAACCGGCGCAAGGACCCCCTCCAGTATTCCAACTCGTGGGGTAAAACGCTCAAAGAGGCTGCGTCTCAATTGGAGACACTCGGTCGCCCGCTCGCTCCCCAATCCATCGAGGCGATGGAGGAGTTGATGAGCGCAGTGGACCAGGCTGCTTTCGAAGAAGATGCGTTCGTCGAGAAAGAGATGCTCGCTGACGCGGCCTTATATAGAGATCCTCGTCTTCTTTCAGGCATAGTAGCCACGTTGGAACAAAAAGTGGCGGACTTCAGGGAGGTATGA
- a CDS encoding glutaconyl-CoA decarboxylase subunit alpha, producing MRQYFQNMAPIGKPLKEKEIRKMEANAARIKEVEAQVNEAIEKVRNAGLPAEKIRQRGEQTAFERLEQLVDPGTWLPMNSLYDPEFNQEGSTGVINGLGRISGRYASIIASDNKVLAGAWVPGQMENIFRAQDMAEQLHIPLVWVLNCSGVKLTEQEEVYAGRRSGGRTFFRHDELIQKGIPVICGIFGTNPAGGGYHGISPSIIFAHEKANMAVGGGGIVSGMSPKGSFDLEGAEQIIQATRAFKEEPPGGVKIHYDHTGFFRKKFDTEEGVLNAIKQCMQGMPQYDAEYFRVDEPRSPKYAPGELDYVVAFNQKMTYSIEQVLARFLDNSDHMEYRPDFGPEVYCGLAKMDGFPVGVIANRQGFLPKGYPEYAPYPGVGGKLYRQGLIKMNELVTLCGRDRIPMIWLQDTSGIDVGDIAEKAELLGLGQSLIYSIEHSLVPMMCVVLRKGTAAAHYIMGGPQATRNNAFTLGAPTTEIYVMHGETASVAAFARRLVKEKDAGKDLKPVIDKMNALAQQYYDQSRPVYCAQRGFVDEIVPLAGMRDYAVGFVRSAYQNPLSVCPHHQMLLPRSIRG from the coding sequence ATGCGGCAGTATTTTCAGAATATGGCGCCTATAGGCAAGCCCCTCAAAGAAAAAGAAATCCGGAAAATGGAAGCGAACGCGGCCCGGATCAAGGAGGTCGAGGCCCAGGTAAACGAAGCCATTGAGAAGGTCCGGAATGCGGGTCTCCCCGCCGAAAAGATCAGGCAGCGCGGCGAACAAACGGCGTTCGAACGCCTCGAGCAACTGGTGGATCCCGGCACCTGGCTGCCTATGAACTCACTCTACGATCCCGAATTCAACCAGGAGGGCAGCACCGGCGTCATCAACGGTCTGGGACGGATTTCAGGACGTTATGCTTCCATCATTGCTTCCGACAACAAAGTGCTGGCGGGCGCCTGGGTTCCCGGCCAAATGGAAAACATTTTTCGGGCGCAAGACATGGCCGAACAACTGCACATCCCTCTGGTGTGGGTTTTGAACTGTTCAGGCGTCAAACTGACGGAGCAGGAGGAGGTCTATGCCGGAAGACGATCCGGAGGCCGCACCTTTTTCCGCCACGATGAACTGATTCAGAAAGGAATTCCGGTCATCTGCGGCATTTTTGGAACCAATCCGGCCGGCGGCGGGTACCACGGCATCAGTCCGTCCATTATTTTCGCCCATGAGAAAGCCAACATGGCCGTGGGAGGAGGCGGGATCGTAAGTGGAATGAGCCCGAAAGGGTCCTTCGACCTCGAGGGGGCGGAGCAGATCATCCAAGCCACACGCGCCTTCAAGGAGGAACCTCCGGGAGGAGTCAAAATCCATTACGATCATACGGGGTTTTTCAGAAAGAAATTTGACACGGAAGAAGGCGTACTGAACGCCATCAAGCAATGCATGCAAGGCATGCCGCAGTACGATGCCGAATATTTCCGTGTTGACGAGCCGCGGTCTCCCAAATACGCGCCCGGGGAACTCGATTATGTGGTGGCGTTCAACCAGAAGATGACCTATTCCATCGAGCAGGTTCTGGCGCGCTTCCTGGACAACAGCGACCACATGGAATATCGACCCGACTTTGGTCCCGAAGTGTACTGCGGGTTGGCTAAAATGGATGGTTTTCCGGTGGGCGTGATTGCCAACCGGCAGGGCTTCCTGCCCAAGGGCTATCCCGAGTATGCACCCTATCCCGGCGTAGGCGGCAAGCTTTACCGACAGGGACTGATCAAGATGAACGAACTGGTCACTCTCTGCGGTCGCGATCGAATCCCCATGATCTGGCTCCAGGACACATCGGGCATCGATGTCGGCGATATTGCCGAGAAAGCCGAACTTTTGGGGCTGGGACAGTCTCTCATCTATTCCATCGAACATTCGCTGGTTCCCATGATGTGTGTCGTTCTCCGCAAAGGTACGGCAGCAGCCCACTACATCATGGGAGGCCCGCAGGCTACTCGGAACAACGCCTTTACACTGGGCGCGCCCACCACCGAAATCTACGTAATGCACGGCGAGACCGCTTCGGTGGCCGCATTTGCCCGCCGGCTTGTCAAGGAAAAGGACGCTGGAAAGGATCTGAAGCCGGTCATAGATAAAATGAACGCATTGGCTCAGCAGTACTATGATCAGTCTCGACCCGTGTACTGCGCCCAGCGAGGATTCGTCGACGAGATCGTTCCCCTCGCCGGGATGAGGGATTACGCAGTGGGTTTTGTCAGAAGTGCGTACCAGAATCCTCTCAGCGTGTGTCCGCACCACCAGATGCTGCTTCCCCGCTCTATACGCGGCTGA
- a CDS encoding pyruvate carboxyltransferase, with product MPGKRLQLPKSVEIGDITVRDGFQSLEHYFSVEEKVRLTEMLVSAGLKHIEVTNFGHPKFLPQFKDAEDLLLGMFNSEKIGPMLRANGGDVWVTAVTINEKAVVRALDFKAKHGVGVDYLLQMVSTDPAHHQTNSGMALDDYWKMTERCTKMAAEQGIGMCGTVSTIWGSPIEGSRVTDLRTGVEFSKIYLDLGASYIEQADHDGSGDPQRVYEYFTMILDPALMGKWADPKYHLAHFHTSRGMGLSNVLAALMAGIYRFESTLSGIGGQPANLVDGSLIRGTGKYYHKEHLLSGLVGTEDVVVMLESMGVKTGIDVKKLLETGRVFRDEYLRITPKQMDQMLQTVQTFSGIPRERLLGLGEGKESVDGLAEEALKHVAQPEEDVQLVKDNLELLFHSLDIYVRTGSWGVSRAETLVSGVPPAPPLAHLL from the coding sequence ATGCCAGGTAAACGATTACAGCTCCCCAAATCCGTCGAGATCGGGGACATTACGGTTCGCGATGGCTTTCAATCTCTTGAACACTATTTTTCCGTCGAGGAAAAAGTACGTCTGACGGAAATGCTCGTGTCGGCCGGACTCAAACACATCGAGGTTACCAATTTCGGACATCCCAAGTTCCTGCCCCAGTTCAAGGATGCCGAAGACCTGTTGCTGGGCATGTTCAACAGCGAGAAAATCGGTCCCATGCTTCGGGCCAATGGAGGCGACGTTTGGGTTACCGCGGTGACCATTAATGAGAAGGCCGTGGTGAGGGCCCTGGACTTCAAGGCCAAGCACGGCGTGGGTGTGGATTACCTTCTCCAGATGGTGTCCACGGATCCGGCCCATCACCAGACGAACTCCGGGATGGCTCTGGATGATTATTGGAAGATGACCGAAAGATGCACCAAGATGGCCGCCGAACAGGGCATAGGAATGTGCGGAACGGTGAGCACTATCTGGGGCAGTCCCATCGAGGGAAGCCGGGTGACCGACCTCCGGACGGGCGTCGAGTTTTCGAAGATCTATCTCGATCTAGGGGCGTCCTACATCGAACAGGCGGATCACGACGGTTCCGGAGATCCTCAGAGGGTCTACGAGTACTTCACCATGATCTTGGATCCCGCGCTCATGGGAAAGTGGGCGGATCCCAAGTATCACCTGGCGCATTTTCACACGAGCCGCGGCATGGGGCTCTCGAATGTGCTCGCCGCCCTGATGGCGGGGATCTATCGATTCGAGTCCACATTGAGCGGCATTGGCGGGCAGCCCGCGAATCTGGTCGACGGATCCCTGATCCGGGGAACCGGCAAGTACTATCATAAGGAACACCTTCTCAGCGGTCTGGTCGGTACCGAAGACGTGGTCGTGATGCTCGAGAGTATGGGGGTCAAAACCGGCATAGACGTAAAGAAGCTGCTGGAAACAGGTCGGGTGTTTCGTGACGAGTATCTCCGCATAACTCCGAAACAGATGGACCAAATGCTTCAGACGGTCCAAACCTTCAGCGGAATCCCAAGGGAACGTCTCCTGGGCCTCGGAGAGGGCAAAGAATCGGTGGACGGACTGGCGGAGGAGGCTCTGAAGCACGTGGCGCAGCCGGAAGAGGACGTGCAGCTGGTGAAAGATAATCTGGAATTGCTTTTTCACTCTCTGGATATCTATGTTCGCACGGGAAGCTGGGGTGTTTCCCGGGCGGAAACGCTCGTGTCCGGAGTACCTCCGGCTCCCCCGTTAGCTCACTTGCTGTAA
- a CDS encoding GHKL domain-containing protein — protein MFKTLYSKLAIVLLLLFGLIGLSVLIVTQYSTEMYQQEVNQKLNRDLARQIAENTDLIKDGRINGDALKEIFHMLMLVNPSIELYLLDPDGNVLAFSAPSGRVKRRVVDIQPIMQWIHGRTRAPLLGDDPRSLKGKKAFSAARVTKNDQLLGYLYVILSGEGYDSVVEKLKGSYILKLTAWWILASLLFTFAAGLLFFGLLTRRLRRLAAAMDSYGEGPAEDHTTAVPMQGKRSGDEIDRLDADFRRMVARIEYQIGKITRLDAKRRELIANVSHDLRTPLANLQGYIETLLLKDQQLDPKERKRYLEIANKHCHWLSTLVKELFELAKLEADEAVMHREPFNIMELAHDVIQKFDLTAKEKQIRLQVEIEQDLPVVDADIALIERVLENLLENAIRCTPEKGLIQLMLTREQDKVAIRVQDSGYGISEEDLPHIFDRFHHRSHCADVKEGRVGLGLAITKRIVELHGGSISVESTTGRGTTFRFQLPLHQAT, from the coding sequence ATGTTTAAGACATTATATTCTAAACTCGCCATCGTGCTGCTCCTCCTGTTCGGCTTAATCGGCCTGTCGGTTCTCATCGTAACGCAGTACTCCACGGAGATGTATCAGCAGGAGGTGAATCAGAAGCTGAATCGCGATCTGGCAAGGCAGATCGCCGAAAATACGGATCTGATCAAGGACGGCCGCATCAATGGGGACGCCTTGAAAGAGATCTTCCACATGCTGATGCTGGTCAATCCCAGCATCGAGCTGTATCTCCTCGATCCCGACGGAAACGTTTTGGCGTTTTCGGCCCCTTCCGGCAGAGTCAAGCGCCGGGTTGTCGATATTCAGCCGATAATGCAATGGATACATGGTAGGACAAGAGCGCCTCTGTTAGGCGACGACCCGCGCAGCCTGAAAGGGAAAAAAGCCTTCAGCGCGGCGCGCGTTACGAAGAACGACCAACTTCTCGGATACTTATACGTTATTCTGAGTGGAGAGGGTTACGACAGCGTCGTAGAGAAACTGAAAGGAAGCTACATACTCAAATTGACGGCCTGGTGGATCCTCGCCAGTCTGTTGTTTACCTTTGCAGCAGGCCTGTTGTTTTTTGGATTGTTGACCCGAAGACTCAGGCGTTTGGCGGCCGCGATGGATTCCTACGGCGAGGGACCTGCGGAAGATCATACCACAGCGGTTCCCATGCAAGGTAAACGGAGCGGTGATGAAATCGACCGACTGGATGCGGATTTCAGACGGATGGTGGCCCGGATCGAGTACCAAATCGGAAAGATCACCCGATTGGACGCAAAGCGAAGAGAGCTGATCGCCAATGTTTCCCACGATCTTCGAACTCCCCTCGCAAACCTGCAGGGGTATATCGAGACTCTGTTGCTCAAGGATCAGCAGCTCGATCCAAAAGAGCGCAAGCGATATCTCGAAATCGCAAATAAGCATTGCCACTGGCTGAGCACATTGGTCAAGGAGCTTTTCGAACTCGCGAAGCTAGAAGCCGACGAAGCCGTCATGCACCGGGAACCTTTCAATATTATGGAACTCGCGCATGACGTCATTCAGAAATTCGATCTGACCGCCAAGGAAAAGCAGATTCGATTGCAGGTGGAGATCGAACAAGATCTCCCTGTCGTCGACGCCGATATTGCGCTTATCGAACGTGTGTTGGAAAACCTTTTGGAGAACGCCATTCGGTGCACCCCGGAAAAGGGGCTGATTCAACTCATGCTGACCCGAGAGCAAGACAAAGTCGCCATCAGGGTTCAGGACTCGGGCTACGGAATTTCCGAAGAAGATTTACCCCACATCTTTGACCGGTTCCATCATCGAAGTCATTGTGCCGACGTCAAAGAGGGAAGGGTCGGCCTTGGGCTGGCCATAACCAAACGCATCGTGGAACTTCACGGAGGATCCATCTCCGTGGAAAGCACCACCGGCCGGGGAACCACCTTCCGTTTTCAACTCCCCCTCCACCAGGCCACCTGA
- a CDS encoding response regulator transcription factor produces MSKAILIVEDNRDLCGLLDIHLRDMNFQVDLAYDGLAGLSKALTRTYDLIILDLMLPGLDGLELCKRLRREKSYTPILMLTAKSSEVDRVVGLEIGADDYVTKPFSVPELLARVKAILRRVEELKQSGTSDVQTELRVGDLTLDVEKRTALLKEKPIDLTAKEFDLLLHFVRTVRGVGYKFADIEASDV; encoded by the coding sequence ATGTCAAAAGCCATATTGATCGTCGAGGACAACCGGGACCTTTGCGGGCTGCTGGACATTCATCTTCGTGATATGAATTTTCAGGTCGATTTGGCCTATGATGGTCTTGCGGGCCTATCCAAGGCATTAACCCGCACATATGATCTAATTATTCTCGATCTGATGCTCCCGGGGCTGGATGGTTTGGAACTATGCAAACGATTGCGGCGCGAGAAATCGTACACTCCCATCCTCATGCTCACCGCAAAGTCTTCTGAAGTAGATCGAGTGGTAGGACTCGAAATCGGAGCAGACGATTACGTAACCAAGCCGTTCAGTGTTCCGGAACTGCTCGCAAGGGTCAAAGCTATTTTGAGACGGGTCGAAGAATTGAAACAATCCGGGACATCGGATGTTCAGACGGAGTTACGAGTCGGCGACCTTACGCTCGATGTTGAAAAGAGAACGGCCCTCCTGAAAGAAAAGCCCATCGATCTTACGGCAAAGGAATTCGACCTATTGCTCCATTTTGTTCGAACGGTGCGGGGGGTCGGCTACAAGTTCGCCGACATCGAAGCATCCGATGTTTAA
- a CDS encoding flavodoxin family protein has translation MKCLAILGSPRKGANSSIIAQTMLDTASKLGAITETFVLKDMDYSGCIACNSCKTKTVSCVLEDDLTQVLESIKSADIMILATPNYFGEVSGQFKCFFDRTYSFLNPDYTGRLDPGKKSVFILTQGNPDPKAYPSIYPRHERWLKVYGFGENELVVAAGVQKPGQVEGKQDLLRQTEALIRRWMVS, from the coding sequence ATGAAATGCCTGGCCATACTCGGCAGTCCTCGGAAGGGAGCCAATAGTTCCATTATTGCCCAAACAATGCTCGATACGGCTTCAAAGCTCGGAGCAATAACGGAAACATTCGTTTTGAAGGATATGGATTACAGCGGGTGCATTGCCTGCAACAGCTGCAAGACAAAGACCGTCTCCTGCGTCCTGGAAGACGATCTGACCCAGGTGCTGGAATCCATCAAAAGCGCCGACATCATGATTCTGGCGACTCCCAACTATTTTGGCGAGGTTTCCGGTCAATTCAAGTGCTTCTTTGACCGTACCTATTCGTTCCTCAATCCCGACTATACGGGACGGCTCGATCCCGGCAAAAAGTCGGTGTTTATACTCACCCAGGGCAACCCGGACCCGAAGGCCTACCCCTCCATATATCCCAGGCACGAGCGGTGGTTGAAGGTGTACGGTTTCGGAGAAAACGAACTTGTCGTGGCCGCGGGAGTGCAAAAGCCCGGTCAGGTGGAAGGGAAGCAGGACTTACTGAGGCAGACGGAAGCACTGATCCGCAGGTGGATGGTATCCTAA